A window of the Brumimicrobium sp. genome harbors these coding sequences:
- a CDS encoding NRDE family protein: MCTVTYFPLKGESSFIVTHNRDEASFRKALAPQLYEELGAQLYYAKDTVAGGTWMGVSSNKQLVCLMNGAFSQHKRKVVYRLSRGIVVKELLASDDILSAAENYNLGGIEQFYALLFTWKHKVEIYELVWDGEHRFLTKVDETIPHIWSSAMLYPPQQRIEREKMLAEFMNQYGKQAIQSEFILQFHQQKEHKNGEGIVIDRGFLKTTSISQFHYTPKKQSYFYHDLSQLNSKNEDIIFDN, translated from the coding sequence ATGTGCACAGTCACTTATTTTCCACTCAAGGGTGAAAGCTCTTTTATCGTAACTCATAACAGAGATGAGGCTTCCTTTCGTAAAGCATTAGCACCTCAATTATATGAAGAATTAGGTGCGCAATTGTATTATGCAAAAGATACCGTAGCAGGTGGAACTTGGATGGGAGTTAGCAGCAATAAGCAATTAGTTTGTTTGATGAATGGGGCTTTTTCACAACATAAACGAAAAGTTGTTTATCGCCTAAGTAGGGGAATTGTAGTGAAAGAACTTTTAGCTTCAGATGATATTCTGAGTGCTGCAGAAAATTATAATTTGGGGGGAATAGAACAATTTTATGCACTTCTTTTTACTTGGAAACATAAAGTAGAAATCTATGAATTGGTATGGGACGGAGAACACCGTTTTTTAACTAAGGTAGATGAAACTATCCCACATATTTGGTCTTCCGCTATGTTATATCCACCTCAACAACGCATAGAAAGAGAAAAAATGCTAGCAGAATTTATGAATCAATATGGGAAACAAGCGATACAATCAGAATTTATATTACAATTTCATCAGCAAAAAGAACACAAGAATGGAGAAGGAATTGTAATAGATAGAGGTTTTTTAAAGACAACTAGCATCTCACAATTTCATTATACACCAAAAAAACAGTCCTATTTCTATCATGATTTATCTCAATTAAATAGCAAGAATGAAGATATAATTTTTGATAATTAA
- a CDS encoding glycosyltransferase yields the protein MSDTAIIIPCYNEAHRLKSSNFLDFLSEYKGFSLYFIDDGSTDSTLSLLKDLKSKNEDKITVYRIEKNGGKGEAVRTGMMLAYETGQYAQIGFLDADLSTPLSEFVSLTSFLIQTHKKAVFGSRLKIGGTRIDRSPFRHIVGRFFATLISWTIKIPFYDTQCGAKVFESITAAKVCQKPFVSRWLFDVEIILRLKKIWGEAIFKYLHEFPLGEWTQVDGSKISFLDGVKIPFELRKIRKNENNPEI from the coding sequence ATGTCGGATACAGCAATCATAATACCATGTTATAACGAAGCTCATCGTTTAAAAAGCTCTAATTTCCTAGATTTTCTATCAGAATATAAGGGTTTCTCCCTCTATTTTATTGATGATGGTAGCACCGACTCCACCCTTTCTCTATTGAAAGATTTAAAATCTAAAAATGAAGATAAAATTACAGTCTATCGGATAGAAAAAAATGGAGGAAAAGGAGAGGCTGTTAGAACAGGGATGATGTTGGCATATGAAACCGGACAGTACGCTCAAATTGGCTTCCTCGATGCTGATTTATCTACACCTTTATCGGAGTTTGTAAGTCTCACCTCCTTTTTAATTCAAACACATAAAAAAGCAGTGTTTGGTTCACGATTAAAAATCGGAGGAACAAGAATTGACAGATCACCTTTTCGACATATTGTGGGACGCTTTTTTGCTACGCTCATCAGCTGGACAATTAAAATTCCATTTTACGATACACAATGTGGAGCAAAAGTATTTGAAAGTATCACTGCGGCCAAAGTTTGTCAGAAACCATTTGTATCACGCTGGTTGTTTGATGTAGAAATTATTCTTCGCCTCAAAAAAATATGGGGAGAGGCTATCTTTAAGTACCTCCATGAATTTCCGCTTGGTGAATGGACACAAGTAGATGGTTCTAAAATATCCTTTCTGGACGGTGTTAAAATACCTTTTGAGCTACGAAAGATCAGAAAAAACGAAAACAATCCTGAAATATAA
- a CDS encoding phosphoribosylaminoimidazolesuccinocarboxamide synthase: protein MNLIYQGKTKNVYATDNQDQVLLKFKDDVTGTDGVFDPGANTVGLTIEGAGKSGLKMTTFFYRLMNEKGINTHFVDSNIEEQTMLARKATVFGKGLEVICRYKAVGSFFRRYGDYCKEGQILDHFVEITIKDDHRGDPVISDDALAMLGVLTHEEYKVLKQMTIQICDIVKEELAKKNLDLYDIKLEFGRDSKGNVILIDEISGGNMRVYQNGVYLEPLKLEKEFLG, encoded by the coding sequence ATGAATCTCATTTATCAGGGTAAAACCAAAAATGTCTATGCAACAGACAACCAAGACCAAGTTCTTTTAAAGTTTAAAGACGATGTAACAGGAACAGATGGAGTGTTTGATCCTGGTGCGAATACAGTAGGATTAACGATTGAGGGAGCAGGAAAGTCTGGACTGAAAATGACTACCTTCTTTTATCGTTTGATGAATGAGAAAGGAATCAACACACATTTTGTAGATTCGAATATTGAAGAGCAAACCATGCTAGCTAGAAAAGCTACTGTTTTTGGAAAAGGATTAGAAGTAATTTGTCGTTACAAAGCAGTTGGAAGCTTTTTTAGAAGATATGGAGATTATTGCAAAGAAGGTCAAATACTTGATCATTTTGTAGAGATTACTATTAAGGATGACCACCGTGGCGACCCAGTTATTTCAGATGATGCTTTGGCTATGTTAGGGGTTTTAACTCATGAAGAATATAAAGTATTAAAGCAAATGACCATTCAAATTTGTGATATTGTAAAAGAGGAGCTAGCAAAAAAGAACTTAGACTTATATGATATTAAATTAGAATTTGGTCGTGATTCCAAAGGTAACGTCATTCTCATTGATGAGATTTCTGGTGGCAACATGCGTGTATATCAAAATGGTGTTTATCTGGAGCCTTTAAAACTAGAAAAAGAATTTTTAGGATAG
- a CDS encoding class I SAM-dependent methyltransferase, translated as MDICETATFKTGEYDRHPWELARLKVVVSFLQPLISKQPNARILDLGCGDVFVAESLSNTFTQTTFSCVDTAFTEEYIQYIEKRVDKQRIQLFSSLNDVSKIVENTVDIVLLLDVIEHIEDEIEFLNKLRHSGIINEHTKIVITVPAYQSLFSNHDVYLNHFRRYDTKLLAERIGKAGYAVETTGYFFFSLFLIRKVQKWLQKEGEIDNEKGIGAYTSKGWMDSMVKKILYLDFVIGKALRKTGIRLPGLSCFGICRIQQS; from the coding sequence ATGGATATTTGCGAAACAGCTACATTTAAAACAGGGGAATACGACCGCCATCCGTGGGAATTGGCACGACTAAAAGTAGTAGTTTCTTTTCTGCAACCATTGATTTCTAAACAACCTAATGCACGAATTCTCGACTTAGGGTGTGGCGATGTGTTTGTTGCTGAATCATTGTCTAACACATTTACTCAAACCACATTTAGTTGTGTAGATACGGCGTTTACCGAGGAGTATATCCAATATATTGAAAAACGAGTGGATAAACAACGTATTCAACTATTTTCATCGTTAAATGATGTTTCAAAAATTGTCGAAAACACAGTCGATATCGTTTTGCTTTTAGATGTTATCGAACACATCGAAGATGAAATTGAGTTTCTAAATAAACTTCGTCATTCAGGAATAATCAATGAACACACCAAAATTGTGATTACAGTTCCTGCATATCAATCACTTTTTAGCAACCATGATGTTTATTTAAATCATTTTCGTAGATATGACACTAAATTATTAGCAGAGCGGATAGGAAAAGCAGGATATGCCGTGGAAACTACTGGCTATTTCTTTTTTAGCTTGTTCTTAATACGAAAAGTGCAAAAATGGTTGCAGAAAGAAGGAGAGATAGATAATGAAAAGGGAATCGGAGCCTACACCTCAAAAGGATGGATGGACAGTATGGTTAAAAAAATATTATATTTAGACTTCGTAATAGGGAAAGCACTGCGGAAAACAGGCATTCGTCTTCCCGGGTTATCGTGTTTTGGAATATGTCGGATACAGCAATCATAA
- the rbfA gene encoding 30S ribosome-binding factor RbfA, with translation MGSIRQSKIEKVIQEELAKLFQRNAKEFCLGAMVTPTAVRVTPDLSLARVYVSIFAGPTPQEVFDEINKHKARIKGDVGRVIKSLHHIPELRFFIDDSLDYAEKIDDLLKNG, from the coding sequence ATGGGATCAATTAGACAAAGCAAAATAGAAAAAGTCATTCAGGAAGAACTTGCTAAACTTTTTCAACGCAACGCCAAAGAATTCTGTTTGGGAGCGATGGTGACACCGACGGCAGTAAGAGTTACACCTGATTTAAGTTTAGCTAGAGTGTATGTAAGTATTTTTGCTGGACCCACACCTCAAGAAGTATTTGATGAAATCAATAAGCATAAGGCAAGAATTAAAGGAGATGTTGGGAGGGTAATTAAAAGCTTACACCATATTCCAGAATTGCGTTTTTTTATTGATGACTCATTAGATTATGCAGAAAAAATAGATGATCTTCTAAAAAATGGATAA
- a CDS encoding PLP-dependent aminotransferase family protein: MNLANAFQRKSILQQLGDYSRHGNTFFKEQLSYYLNLTQGFHIGKDQLVTGKSKELLIYILSQVLIKTGDVILTGSFGYFGANMIFQQAGAQIKPIPVDDEGIDVDYIQKHFSKNQIRCIYLNPLCQYPTTVKMSSKRRSELLNLADTYEFLIIEDDADAELYFESTVDYPMATTQNRVIYLGSFAPYFPPAFQVKFLLASQVLIDEVVKYLGILYPQGDIILEQALAEIIKEGDIHRYARKANKIYKKRLERFDELLRFNFGKEIRYKKPVGGLSYWVEFNQAISLHQLGKACQKDDLFIPRICMYQNAETTALKLGFGRLNEQEMAESLAILHDNWRKLVSS, translated from the coding sequence TTGAATCTAGCCAATGCTTTCCAACGAAAATCTATTCTTCAACAACTAGGTGATTATTCACGTCATGGAAATACCTTTTTTAAAGAACAATTATCCTATTATCTAAACTTAACACAGGGATTTCATATTGGAAAAGATCAATTAGTTACAGGAAAATCGAAAGAATTATTGATTTATATTCTTTCACAAGTGCTCATTAAGACAGGAGATGTAATATTAACAGGGTCTTTTGGTTATTTTGGAGCAAATATGATATTCCAACAAGCAGGAGCGCAGATTAAACCAATACCAGTGGACGATGAAGGTATAGATGTGGATTACATTCAAAAGCATTTTTCAAAGAATCAAATTCGATGTATTTACCTAAATCCACTGTGCCAGTATCCAACCACAGTTAAAATGTCATCCAAACGAAGAAGTGAATTGTTAAATCTAGCAGACACGTATGAATTTTTAATTATTGAAGACGATGCTGATGCTGAGCTTTATTTTGAATCAACTGTTGATTATCCTATGGCAACTACTCAAAATAGAGTCATTTATTTAGGAAGTTTTGCACCGTATTTTCCTCCAGCTTTTCAAGTGAAATTTTTGCTTGCTTCTCAAGTGCTTATAGATGAGGTTGTGAAATATTTAGGAATATTATATCCACAGGGTGATATAATATTGGAGCAAGCTTTAGCTGAAATAATTAAAGAAGGTGATATACATCGTTATGCTCGTAAAGCCAATAAAATTTACAAAAAACGTTTGGAGCGTTTCGATGAATTGTTACGCTTCAATTTTGGAAAAGAAATAAGGTATAAAAAACCAGTTGGAGGTTTGTCCTATTGGGTTGAATTTAATCAAGCGATTTCGCTTCATCAACTTGGAAAAGCATGTCAGAAGGATGATTTATTTATTCCACGAATTTGCATGTATCAAAATGCAGAAACTACAGCATTAAAATTAGGTTTTGGTCGCTTAAATGAGCAAGAAATGGCTGAAAGTTTGGCGATTCTACACGACAATTGGAGGAAATTAGTTAGCTCTTAG
- a CDS encoding DUF420 domain-containing protein, whose translation MALFIQTLILLLTLVSPFIAVYAVSFAKKGNYKKHIIIQKMLFLVCMAALVVLEIQIRLAGGSGSIAKNGTYYHTTFFKIILIAHIIGAVLTYIVWTLIFIISSFMHAKKGKLPGDFSKTHKLFGKITIFGLFYTAITALIVYMLTFVL comes from the coding sequence ATGGCACTATTTATTCAAACACTTATTCTTTTACTAACTCTAGTTTCTCCTTTTATAGCAGTATATGCCGTTTCTTTTGCTAAAAAAGGAAACTATAAAAAACACATAATAATCCAAAAAATGCTTTTTTTAGTATGCATGGCTGCTTTAGTAGTTTTAGAAATTCAAATTCGTTTAGCAGGAGGTTCGGGAAGTATTGCTAAAAACGGAACTTATTATCATACTACTTTCTTTAAAATAATTTTAATAGCACATATTATAGGTGCTGTACTCACTTATATTGTTTGGACTCTTATTTTTATAATTTCCTCTTTTATGCATGCAAAAAAGGGGAAATTGCCAGGTGATTTCTCTAAAACACATAAACTTTTTGGAAAAATTACCATTTTTGGTCTTTTCTATACAGCTATTACTGCGTTAATAGTATATATGCTGACCTTTGTGTTATAA
- a CDS encoding ABC transporter ATP-binding protein/permease has product MKQILTIFRKSFIYKSRVILTIIFNLLFVIFNLISLVLFVPFLQVIFPADGDIIVQAKPILEGGKFSDYVHYISEYYNYFMSSMAHDSPERALLFVCFSVVIAFFFKNLFRYLAIYHQSQLRMAVVRDYRDEMFDKILRLPISFFTEEKKGDLMSRMNRDVDEIEIAVVSVLELIFRDPISVIITISVLIYWSPQLTLFSFILLPVSSFIISRIGKSLKRTASKGQKQLGVLFSILEEYIGGIRIIKAFNAEERVTNHFKINNLHHQKLVTRTFRKRDLSSPLNEFLGAIVLVIIVWYGGTMILNGNADEGFTGREFIGFIIVFSQLLVPVQSIAKNAAFMSKAKASQERIEEIIAIEEKITDPENPKEIKSLAHNIEFKNVSFAYQQENVLKNLNFIVEKGKTIALVGESGSGKSTIADLVPRFYDVVEGQILYDGIDIREFKLYDLRQQIGVVNQESILFNDTVFNNIAFGVKNATEEEVIRAAQIANAHDFISNLENGYNTNIGERGNKLSGGQKQRISIARAILKNPPIMIFDEATSALDTESEKVVQDALNNLMKNRTSLVIAHRLSTIKNADLILVLSKGEIVERGTHEELFAKKGVYHKLSTMQGIESI; this is encoded by the coding sequence ATGAAGCAAATACTTACCATATTTAGAAAGTCTTTTATCTATAAGAGTCGTGTAATTCTCACAATTATATTCAATTTACTCTTTGTGATTTTTAATCTAATTTCCTTGGTATTGTTTGTGCCTTTTTTACAAGTTATTTTCCCAGCAGATGGTGATATTATTGTTCAAGCAAAACCTATCTTAGAAGGAGGTAAATTTTCAGATTACGTACATTATATTAGTGAATACTATAACTATTTCATGAGCTCTATGGCACATGATAGTCCAGAAAGAGCCTTACTTTTTGTGTGTTTTTCTGTCGTAATTGCTTTCTTTTTCAAAAATCTATTTCGTTATTTAGCTATTTACCATCAATCTCAACTACGTATGGCTGTTGTTCGAGATTATAGAGATGAGATGTTTGACAAAATTCTACGTTTACCTATTTCTTTTTTTACTGAAGAAAAAAAAGGAGATTTAATGTCACGCATGAACCGTGACGTGGATGAAATTGAGATTGCCGTTGTTTCTGTATTAGAATTAATCTTCCGTGATCCTATATCCGTAATTATTACAATTAGTGTATTAATTTATTGGAGTCCCCAGCTAACCTTATTTTCATTCATTTTATTACCTGTTTCTTCTTTCATAATCTCTCGCATAGGTAAAAGCTTAAAGAGAACTGCATCCAAAGGACAAAAACAATTAGGTGTCTTATTTTCCATTCTGGAAGAATATATTGGTGGAATACGAATTATAAAAGCGTTTAATGCGGAAGAAAGAGTTACTAATCACTTTAAAATAAATAACCTCCATCATCAAAAATTGGTTACACGCACCTTTCGTAAACGTGATTTATCTTCTCCACTCAACGAGTTTTTAGGTGCAATTGTATTAGTAATTATTGTCTGGTATGGAGGAACCATGATTCTCAATGGAAATGCAGATGAAGGGTTTACTGGGCGTGAATTTATTGGATTTATTATTGTGTTTTCACAACTGCTTGTTCCTGTACAAAGCATTGCCAAAAATGCAGCTTTTATGAGTAAAGCTAAAGCTAGCCAAGAGCGCATTGAAGAAATCATAGCCATTGAAGAAAAAATTACGGATCCTGAAAATCCGAAAGAAATTAAATCATTAGCACATAACATTGAATTTAAAAATGTCTCTTTTGCTTATCAGCAAGAAAATGTACTTAAGAACTTAAATTTTATAGTAGAAAAAGGAAAAACTATTGCTTTAGTGGGAGAGTCGGGAAGTGGAAAATCTACTATTGCTGATTTAGTTCCTCGTTTCTATGATGTAGTTGAAGGACAAATCTTATACGATGGAATAGATATTCGAGAATTTAAACTCTATGATTTAAGACAACAAATTGGCGTAGTAAACCAAGAATCCATTTTATTTAACGATACTGTTTTCAATAATATCGCATTTGGAGTAAAAAATGCAACCGAAGAAGAAGTAATACGAGCTGCTCAAATTGCGAATGCACATGATTTTATATCCAATCTAGAAAATGGATATAATACAAATATTGGAGAAAGAGGAAATAAACTATCCGGAGGACAAAAACAGCGAATTTCAATAGCTCGTGCTATTTTAAAAAATCCACCTATTATGATTTTTGATGAAGCTACTTCTGCACTTGATACAGAAAGTGAAAAAGTAGTACAAGATGCCTTGAATAACTTAATGAAAAACCGTACTTCGCTGGTAATTGCTCATAGACTCAGTACCATTAAAAATGCAGATTTAATTTTAGTACTTAGTAAAGGAGAAATTGTGGAGCGTGGCACACATGAAGAACTTTTTGCTAAAAAGGGAGTTTACCACAAGTTAAGCACCATGCAGGGAATTGAGTCAATTTAA
- a CDS encoding TlpA family protein disulfide reductase, with product MKKTLILFTSFILCICVSSFAQDGLGDLFGGSLPETQLKDLNGKTINTAKLTNDGKPIIISFWATWCTPCKNELNTIQELYEDWQEETGVKLVAVSVDDQRTASRVTPYVDSRGWEYEILLDPNSDFKRAMGVNNIPHTFLVNGEGKIVYSHNNYAPGDENNLYEHLLKISQEKK from the coding sequence ATGAAAAAGACACTTATACTTTTTACTTCCTTTATTCTTTGTATATGTGTATCTTCTTTTGCACAAGATGGATTAGGAGATTTGTTTGGAGGTTCGCTTCCTGAAACGCAACTGAAAGATTTAAATGGTAAAACTATTAATACGGCTAAATTAACTAACGATGGTAAGCCGATTATCATTTCATTTTGGGCAACTTGGTGTACACCGTGTAAAAATGAATTAAATACCATTCAAGAATTATACGAAGATTGGCAAGAAGAAACAGGCGTAAAATTAGTGGCTGTTTCTGTAGATGACCAACGTACTGCTAGTCGCGTTACTCCTTATGTAGATTCTAGAGGATGGGAATATGAAATATTGTTAGACCCAAACAGTGACTTCAAAAGAGCAATGGGTGTAAATAATATTCCACATACATTCTTGGTAAATGGAGAAGGTAAGATTGTTTATTCCCATAATAATTATGCTCCAGGAGATGAAAACAATTTGTACGAACATTTACTAAAAATATCCCAAGAAAAGAAATAA
- a CDS encoding ABC transporter permease, whose product MNVSRFIAKRYFKAKKKRNVINLITKISVVGIAISTASLVILLSVFNGIEQMVVKLYSDFDSSLNIRSTQSKTFNQNFIDLQQIKSVKGVQNVSRALEEVIILKRGDKWVHAQMLGVDTTFLSMSKMKSHLVDGEPILYEDSIPRAIFGAGLLDKLGGYVPVSKTIQEQIVFNVPLREGKLRPGKNPLNTHRVSVSARMNYNREVNMEKVLIPYELANQLLEYGDDISAVFIETSPNVNISTVKKEIQKIIGDSFEVKTNMEKNELIFKTSETERLIIYFILIFVFILASFNLIASITMLFVEKKEDILTLYSIGADQQSIFRIFFYEGLIIVGRGVMIGLALGYMVVFLQLYFGFLQMPNVPGEVFPIDVSYKDAIAIVASTTILGLIISYFPTKIMVKKHPIFKR is encoded by the coding sequence GTGAATGTTTCCCGATTCATAGCAAAACGATACTTCAAGGCTAAGAAAAAGCGGAATGTTATAAACCTGATTACAAAAATCAGCGTGGTAGGTATAGCCATCTCAACAGCTTCTCTCGTGATTTTGCTTTCTGTTTTCAATGGAATTGAACAGATGGTAGTTAAGCTGTATAGTGATTTTGACTCCTCACTAAATATTCGATCTACCCAATCTAAAACCTTTAATCAAAACTTCATTGACTTACAACAAATTAAATCCGTAAAAGGTGTTCAAAACGTTTCACGTGCGCTCGAAGAAGTGATTATATTAAAAAGGGGTGATAAGTGGGTACATGCACAAATGCTTGGTGTAGATACTACTTTTTTATCTATGTCTAAAATGAAAAGCCATTTAGTAGATGGGGAGCCTATTCTATATGAAGATAGCATTCCACGTGCCATTTTTGGTGCGGGTTTACTCGATAAACTAGGTGGTTATGTTCCTGTAAGTAAAACTATTCAAGAACAGATTGTTTTTAATGTTCCTTTGAGAGAAGGAAAACTCAGACCAGGAAAAAATCCACTTAATACACATCGCGTTAGTGTTTCGGCTCGTATGAACTACAATCGGGAAGTAAATATGGAAAAAGTACTTATCCCGTATGAATTAGCTAATCAACTTTTAGAATATGGAGATGATATTAGTGCTGTTTTTATCGAGACAAGTCCTAACGTAAATATATCAACTGTAAAAAAAGAAATTCAAAAAATAATAGGAGATAGTTTTGAAGTTAAAACCAATATGGAAAAAAATGAACTTATCTTTAAGACGAGCGAAACAGAACGTTTAATCATTTATTTCATCCTTATTTTTGTATTTATTTTAGCTTCTTTTAATTTGATTGCATCAATAACTATGTTATTTGTTGAGAAGAAAGAGGATATTCTAACTTTATATAGTATTGGGGCTGACCAACAGAGTATTTTTCGCATTTTCTTTTATGAAGGACTCATTATTGTAGGAAGAGGAGTAATGATAGGATTAGCATTGGGTTATATGGTTGTTTTTCTTCAGCTTTATTTTGGCTTTCTTCAAATGCCAAATGTACCTGGCGAGGTTTTTCCTATAGATGTTTCTTATAAAGATGCTATTGCAATTGTTGCATCCACTACTATTCTAGGTCTTATAATAAGTTACTTTCCTACGAAAATAATGGTTAAAAAACACCCTATTTTTAAGAGGTAA